In a single window of the Cucurbita pepo subsp. pepo cultivar mu-cu-16 chromosome LG18, ASM280686v2, whole genome shotgun sequence genome:
- the LOC111780648 gene encoding G patch domain-containing protein 8 isoform X1, which translates to MDKRSYSSRLETNNPNKAYAKEQDSLGDDFIDDFRLPINHRPTENVDLDNVEQASLDTQLTSSNVGYRLLQKMGWKGKGLGKDEQGIIEPIKSGIRDPKLGIGKQEEDDFFTAEENIQRKKLDVEMEETEADVKKREVLAEREEKIQTEVKEIRKVFYCDLCNKQYKLAMEFEAHLSSYDHNHRKRFKEMREMHGSSSRDDRNKREQQREEREMAKFAQIADARKKEQQMLEQQERSAKAPASTEIRNATSLADQDQRKTLKFGFSSKGGTSKKIFGGATKKPKVVAPVASVFGNDSDEE; encoded by the exons ATGGATAAACGGAGTTACAGTAGTAGACTGGAAACAAACAACCCAAATAAAGCCTATGCAAAGGAGCAG GATTCTCTTGGTGATGACTTCATAGATGATTTTCGCTTGCCCATCAACCATAGACCAACAGAAAATGTTGATCTTGATAATGTGGAACAAGCATCGTTGGACACTCAATTAACTTCATCAAATGTGGGCTATAGGCTTCTCCAGAAGATGGGCTGGAAAGGGAAGGGACTAGGAAAGGACGAGCAAG GAATTATTGAGCCCATTAAATCTGGAATTAGAGATCCCAAACTAGGAATtggaaaacaagaagaagacgatTTTTTCACTGCAGAGGAAAACATCCAGCGGAAAAAACTTGATGTTGAGATGGAAGAGACAGAAGCAGATGTGAAAAAACGGGAG GTTTTAGCAGAACGTGAGGAGAAAATTCAAACTGAGGTTAAAGAAATACGCAAGGTTTTCTATTGTGATCTCTGCAACAAACAGTACAAGTTGGCTATGGAATTTGAAGCGCATCTCAGCTCATATGATCATAATCATAGAAAG CGTTTTAAAGAAATGAGAGAAATGCATGGTTCAAGCAGCCGAGATGACAGAAACAAGCGGGAACAGCAAcgtgaagagagagagatggcaAAATTTGCTCAAAT TGCGGATGCCCGTAAGAAGGAGCAGCAAATGCTGGAGCAACAAGAAAGATCAGCCAAGGCGCCTGCTTCTACTGAAATTAGAAATGCTACATCACTTGCAGATCAGGATCAGcggaaaacattaaaatttggattctCTTCTAAGGGTGGCACCTCGAAG AAGATTTTTGGTGGAGCCACAAAGAAACCTAAAGTAGTAGCCCCTGTAGCTTCAGTTTTCGGGAATGATAGTGATGAGGAATAG
- the LOC111780648 gene encoding G patch domain-containing protein 8 isoform X2: protein MDKRSYSSRLETNNPNKAYAKEQDSLGDDFIDDFRLPINHRPTENVDLDNVEQASLDTQLTSSNVGYRLLQKMGWKGKGLGKDEQGIIEPIKSGIRDPKLGIGKQEEDDFFTAEENIQRKKLDVEMEETEADVKKREVLAEREEKIQTEVKEIRKVFYCDLCNKQYKLAMEFEAHLSSYDHNHRKRFKEMREMHGSSSRDDRNKREQQREEREMAKFAQIADARKKEQQMLEQQERSAKAPASTEIRNATSLADQDQRKTLKFGFSSKGGTSKIFGGATKKPKVVAPVASVFGNDSDEE, encoded by the exons ATGGATAAACGGAGTTACAGTAGTAGACTGGAAACAAACAACCCAAATAAAGCCTATGCAAAGGAGCAG GATTCTCTTGGTGATGACTTCATAGATGATTTTCGCTTGCCCATCAACCATAGACCAACAGAAAATGTTGATCTTGATAATGTGGAACAAGCATCGTTGGACACTCAATTAACTTCATCAAATGTGGGCTATAGGCTTCTCCAGAAGATGGGCTGGAAAGGGAAGGGACTAGGAAAGGACGAGCAAG GAATTATTGAGCCCATTAAATCTGGAATTAGAGATCCCAAACTAGGAATtggaaaacaagaagaagacgatTTTTTCACTGCAGAGGAAAACATCCAGCGGAAAAAACTTGATGTTGAGATGGAAGAGACAGAAGCAGATGTGAAAAAACGGGAG GTTTTAGCAGAACGTGAGGAGAAAATTCAAACTGAGGTTAAAGAAATACGCAAGGTTTTCTATTGTGATCTCTGCAACAAACAGTACAAGTTGGCTATGGAATTTGAAGCGCATCTCAGCTCATATGATCATAATCATAGAAAG CGTTTTAAAGAAATGAGAGAAATGCATGGTTCAAGCAGCCGAGATGACAGAAACAAGCGGGAACAGCAAcgtgaagagagagagatggcaAAATTTGCTCAAAT TGCGGATGCCCGTAAGAAGGAGCAGCAAATGCTGGAGCAACAAGAAAGATCAGCCAAGGCGCCTGCTTCTACTGAAATTAGAAATGCTACATCACTTGCAGATCAGGATCAGcggaaaacattaaaatttggattctCTTCTAAGGGTGGCACCTCGAAG ATTTTTGGTGGAGCCACAAAGAAACCTAAAGTAGTAGCCCCTGTAGCTTCAGTTTTCGGGAATGATAGTGATGAGGAATAG
- the LOC111779938 gene encoding uncharacterized protein LOC111779938, with translation LGFFFCSLDESLSSSSSSSNQSADGVWELRLSRSVDSSSCSFTRKTAVVLLCAAKIASASMGKAVIVARADAERKVREVAVARKRAREALEHVGFLLARERARRKEEASMEVSGSGNMEMKDKERNRNLGSMVKTENSLETPAVPTLNTGTTLTQRRESLNGFVRQMSMVKNEAAASVQETAEADRLQSNNTIPSSEKEKSGNFADNGDVENVQNDHKIAL, from the exons ttagggttttttttctgttctctCGATGAATCACTctcatcttcctcctcctcctccaaccAAAGTGCAGACGGAGTGTGGGAATTGCGGCTCTCACGGTCGGTGGATTCTTCATCATGTTCGTTTACGAG GAAGACCGCCGTCGTGTTGCTCTGTGCGGCTAAGATCGCTTCTGCTTCGATGGGGAAGGCTGTGATTGTTGCGCGTGCCGATGCGGAGAGGAAAGTGCGGGAGGTGGCTGTGGCCAGGAAGAGAGCCAGAGAGGCTCTTGAGCATGTTGGTTTTCTTTTGGCTAGAGAGAGAGCTAGGCGTAAGGAGGAGGCGTCCATGGAGGTTTCGGGTTCCGGGAATATGGAGATGAAGGACAAAGAGAGGAATAGGAATTTGGGTTCCATGGTGAAAACTGAGAATTCCCTTGAGACCCCTGCAGTGCCAACTTTGAACACTGGTACCACTTTAACTCAGAGGAGGGAGAGCTTGAATGGGTTCGTGAGACAGATGTCTATGGTGAAGAACGAGGCAGCTGCTTCCGTGCAGGAAACTGCAGAGGCTGACCGTTTACAGAGTAACAACACCATTCCTTCAAGTGAGAAGGAGAAGTCTGGAAACTTTGCTGATAATGGGGATGTTGAGAATGTGCAAAATGATCACAAAATAGCCCTTTGA